Proteins encoded within one genomic window of Streptomyces kaniharaensis:
- the sucD gene encoding succinate--CoA ligase subunit alpha, translating to MAIFLTKDSKVIVQGMTGSEGMKHTRRMLASGTQIVGGVNPRKAGTTVDVDGTEIPVFGSVAEAMEKTGADVTVVFVPPAFTKAAVVEAIDAEIGLAVVITEGVPVHDTAAFWAYAGSKGNKTRIIGPNCPGLISPGQSNAGIIPADITSSGKIGLVSKSGTLTYQLMYELRDIGFSSAVGIGGDPVIGTTHIDALKAFQEDPETEIIVMIGEIGGDAEERAAAYIKENVTKPVVGYVAGFTAPEGKTMGHAGAIVSGSSGTAQAKKEALEAAGVKVGKTPSETARLAREIIAG from the coding sequence ATGGCTATCTTCCTTACCAAGGACAGCAAGGTCATCGTCCAGGGCATGACCGGCTCCGAGGGCATGAAGCACACCCGCCGCATGCTCGCCTCCGGCACCCAGATCGTCGGCGGTGTCAACCCGCGCAAGGCCGGTACCACGGTCGACGTCGACGGCACCGAGATCCCGGTCTTCGGCTCCGTCGCCGAGGCGATGGAGAAGACCGGTGCGGACGTCACCGTCGTCTTCGTCCCGCCGGCGTTCACCAAGGCCGCCGTCGTCGAGGCCATCGACGCCGAGATCGGCCTGGCCGTCGTCATCACCGAGGGCGTCCCGGTGCACGACACCGCCGCCTTCTGGGCGTACGCGGGCTCGAAGGGCAACAAGACCCGGATCATCGGCCCGAACTGCCCCGGCCTGATCAGCCCCGGACAGTCGAACGCCGGCATCATCCCGGCCGACATCACCAGCTCCGGCAAGATCGGTCTGGTCTCGAAGTCCGGCACCCTGACCTACCAGCTCATGTACGAGCTGCGCGACATCGGCTTCTCCTCGGCCGTGGGCATCGGCGGTGACCCGGTCATCGGCACCACCCACATCGACGCCCTCAAGGCCTTCCAGGAGGACCCGGAGACCGAGATCATCGTCATGATCGGTGAGATCGGTGGCGACGCCGAGGAGCGTGCCGCGGCGTACATCAAGGAGAACGTGACCAAGCCGGTCGTCGGCTACGTCGCGGGCTTCACCGCCCCGGAGGGCAAGACCATGGGCCACGCCGGCGCCATCGTCTCCGGCTCCTCGGGCACCGCCCAGGCCAAGAAGGAGGCCCTCGAGGCCGCCGGTGTCAAGGTCGGCAAGACGCCGTCCGAGACCGCCCGCCTGGCGCGCGAGATCATCGCCGGCTGA
- a CDS encoding bifunctional methylenetetrahydrofolate dehydrogenase/methenyltetrahydrofolate cyclohydrolase — MTAQILDGKATAAAIKSELAARVAALKARGVTPGLGTVLVGDDPGSRWYVNGKHKDCAEVGIASIQRELPATASQEDVENVVRELNADPACTGYIVQLPLPKGLDQNPVLELMDPDKDADGLHPTSLGRLALGIEGPLPCTPLGIVELLRRHDVEIDGAEVVVIGRGITVGRSIGLLLTRRSENATVTLCHTGTRDLAYHLRKADIVVAAAGVPHLVKPEDVKPGAAVLDVGVSRSEGKIVGDVHPGVAEVAGWISPNPGGVGPMTRAMLLNNIVEAAERRAGV, encoded by the coding sequence ATGACTGCCCAGATTCTCGATGGCAAGGCCACCGCCGCCGCGATCAAGTCCGAACTCGCCGCCCGCGTGGCGGCCCTCAAGGCCAGGGGCGTCACGCCCGGCCTCGGCACCGTCCTGGTCGGCGACGACCCGGGCAGCCGGTGGTACGTCAACGGGAAGCACAAGGACTGCGCCGAGGTCGGCATCGCCTCGATCCAGCGCGAACTGCCGGCGACCGCCAGCCAGGAGGACGTCGAGAACGTCGTCCGCGAGCTGAACGCCGACCCGGCCTGCACCGGCTACATCGTCCAGCTGCCGCTGCCCAAGGGCCTGGACCAGAACCCGGTCCTGGAGCTGATGGACCCGGACAAGGACGCGGACGGCCTGCACCCGACCTCGCTCGGCCGGCTCGCCCTGGGCATCGAGGGCCCGCTGCCCTGCACCCCGCTCGGCATCGTCGAGCTGCTGCGCCGGCACGACGTCGAGATCGACGGCGCCGAGGTGGTCGTGATCGGCCGCGGCATCACCGTCGGCCGCTCGATCGGCCTGCTGCTGACCCGCCGCAGCGAGAACGCCACCGTGACCCTGTGCCACACCGGCACCCGGGACCTGGCGTACCACCTGCGCAAGGCCGACATCGTCGTGGCCGCCGCGGGCGTGCCGCACCTGGTCAAGCCGGAGGACGTCAAGCCGGGTGCGGCGGTACTGGACGTGGGCGTCAGCCGCAGCGAGGGCAAGATCGTCGGCGACGTGCACCCGGGCGTGGCCGAGGTCGCCGGCTGGATCTCCCCGAACCCGGGCGGCGTGGGCCCGATGACCCGCGCGATGCTGCTCAACAACATCGTCGAGGCGGCCGAGCGCCGCGCCGGCGTCTGA
- a CDS encoding VWA domain-containing protein yields the protein MTTTTDERLRRWRLVLGGEADGTGRTLRGRDAAMDGALAALYRGAPEETGRSARGGRRGAGLGGSAPQVARWLGDIRSYFPSTVVQVMQQDAITRLGLDRLLLEPEMLAAVEPDVHLVGTLLSLRHALPETTRETARAVVGRVVADLERRLADRTRATLGGALDRSARVNRPRHRDIDWDRTLRANLRNYLPEHGSVVPERLVGHARARRAVRKDVILCVDQSGSMAPSVVHSAVFGAVLASMRTLDTRLVVFDTSVVDLTEQLTDPVDVLFATRLGGGTDINRALAYCQSRITRPAETVVVLISDLYEGGIRDEMLRRVAAMKAAGVQFVALLALSDEGAPAYDHAHAAALAALGAPAFACTPDAFPEIMAAAIEKRPIPRHLIKGADQGA from the coding sequence ATGACGACCACGACCGACGAACGCCTCCGCCGGTGGCGCCTGGTGCTCGGCGGCGAGGCCGACGGTACCGGCCGCACCCTGCGCGGCCGCGACGCCGCGATGGACGGCGCCCTCGCCGCGCTCTACCGCGGAGCCCCCGAGGAGACCGGCCGGTCCGCCCGAGGCGGCCGGCGCGGCGCCGGCCTCGGCGGCTCGGCCCCGCAGGTGGCGCGCTGGCTCGGTGACATCCGCAGCTACTTCCCGTCCACCGTCGTGCAGGTCATGCAGCAGGACGCGATCACCCGGCTCGGCCTGGACCGCCTGCTGCTGGAACCCGAGATGCTCGCCGCCGTCGAACCGGACGTCCACCTCGTCGGCACCCTGCTCTCGCTCAGGCACGCGCTGCCCGAGACCACCCGGGAGACCGCCCGTGCCGTCGTCGGCCGCGTCGTCGCCGACCTGGAGCGCCGGCTCGCCGACCGGACCAGGGCCACCCTGGGCGGCGCCCTCGACCGCAGCGCCAGGGTGAACCGCCCGCGCCACCGCGACATCGACTGGGACCGCACCCTGCGGGCCAACCTCCGGAACTACCTGCCAGAGCACGGCTCCGTCGTCCCCGAACGGCTGGTCGGCCACGCCCGCGCCCGGCGCGCGGTCAGGAAGGACGTCATCCTCTGCGTCGACCAGTCCGGCTCGATGGCGCCGTCCGTGGTCCACTCGGCGGTCTTCGGCGCGGTGCTCGCCTCGATGCGGACGCTGGACACCAGGCTCGTCGTCTTCGACACCTCGGTGGTCGACCTCACCGAGCAGCTCACCGACCCGGTCGACGTCCTCTTCGCCACCCGGCTCGGCGGCGGCACCGACATCAACCGCGCCCTCGCCTACTGCCAGTCCAGGATCACCCGCCCCGCCGAGACCGTCGTGGTGCTGATCAGCGACCTCTACGAGGGCGGTATCCGGGACGAGATGCTCCGGCGGGTCGCCGCGATGAAGGCGGCCGGCGTCCAGTTCGTCGCCCTGCTCGCCCTCTCCGACGAGGGCGCGCCCGCCTACGACCACGCCCACGCCGCCGCCCTGGCCGCCCTCGGCGCGCCGGCCTTCGCCTGCACCCCGGACGCCTTCCCCGAGATCATGGCGGCGGCGATCGAGAAGCGGCCGATCCCCCGGCACCTGATCAAGGGGGCCGACCAGGGGGCCTGA
- a CDS encoding sigma factor-like helix-turn-helix DNA-binding protein, with translation MTTPPARTGQDAADLLRKLTPREAQALAHLVAGHDLPRTATALGITPATARNHLHRAMRKLGAATPADAVALAAHLRLPSADTGERTERSGQDRARARRTAAPGGTRTGRGGRTTPADTGPADGELPSTPPGPSDAATPNGPATSNGPAEEPGGSTPADSPRTDGERPTVKPATTPAARRSDQRTAQPPTGSQGEAAERRGGPADGRRAAGRAGERGAGGWSFEEVYEGAHARLVQQVFLLTACRHRALHCVRRAFGEARRAWGKAVGAGDPEGWVRVRACELALSPWHRGGPRRAHLWRLPHRRIRVRPADESQAVLPDHDRLTDRDRALLKALRRLSRPQRRTLVLHDGLGLPAAAVAVEVESTLAAAEGRVWAARAALAQWVPELVGPDPAEPGFADRLTVLLHQAAVRGCPQPRRPAVPLLRARHGLLSAARTGAAALLTVAVGGAAAVTLAGGRPAALFRPADPPTPSVCVPLADADGPRVPVVPGGPPSGVSSLWCSPTPGVEAVVVDPPPRAVGLWELPVARRGAEAPPPEGPPACARWELPPCDPVR, from the coding sequence ATGACCACGCCGCCCGCCCGCACCGGCCAGGACGCGGCCGACCTCCTCCGGAAACTGACGCCCCGTGAGGCCCAGGCCCTCGCCCACCTCGTCGCCGGCCACGACCTCCCCCGGACGGCCACCGCCCTCGGCATCACCCCGGCCACCGCCCGCAACCACCTCCACCGCGCCATGCGCAAACTCGGCGCCGCAACGCCGGCCGACGCCGTGGCCCTCGCCGCGCATCTCCGCCTCCCGTCGGCGGACACCGGCGAGCGCACCGAGCGCAGCGGCCAGGACCGGGCGCGCGCCCGTCGAACCGCTGCACCCGGCGGAACCCGCACCGGACGAGGCGGCAGGACCACGCCCGCCGACACCGGCCCCGCCGACGGCGAGCTCCCGTCTACCCCGCCCGGCCCATCCGACGCGGCGACTCCGAACGGCCCTGCGACTTCGAACGGCCCTGCCGAGGAGCCCGGCGGAAGCACACCCGCCGATTCACCCCGCACCGACGGCGAGCGCCCGACGGTCAAGCCCGCCACGACCCCCGCCGCCCGACGAAGCGACCAGCGGACAGCGCAGCCGCCGACCGGAAGCCAGGGCGAGGCGGCCGAGCGGCGTGGCGGGCCCGCCGATGGGCGTCGGGCAGCCGGCCGTGCCGGGGAACGGGGTGCGGGTGGGTGGAGCTTCGAGGAGGTGTACGAGGGGGCGCATGCGCGGTTGGTGCAGCAGGTGTTCCTGCTGACGGCGTGCCGCCATCGGGCGCTGCACTGCGTGCGGCGGGCGTTCGGGGAGGCGCGGCGGGCATGGGGCAAGGCGGTCGGGGCGGGGGACCCGGAGGGGTGGGTGCGGGTGCGGGCCTGTGAGCTGGCGTTGTCGCCGTGGCATCGGGGTGGGCCGCGCCGGGCGCATCTGTGGCGGCTGCCGCACCGGCGGATCAGGGTGCGGCCGGCGGACGAGTCGCAGGCGGTGCTGCCGGATCACGACCGGCTGACGGATCGGGACCGGGCGCTGCTCAAGGCGCTCAGGCGGTTGTCCCGGCCGCAGCGCCGGACGCTGGTGCTGCATGACGGGCTGGGGCTGCCGGCCGCCGCCGTGGCGGTGGAGGTGGAGTCGACGCTGGCCGCCGCGGAGGGCCGGGTGTGGGCGGCGCGGGCGGCGTTGGCGCAGTGGGTGCCGGAGCTGGTGGGGCCGGATCCGGCGGAGCCGGGGTTCGCCGACCGGTTGACCGTGCTGCTGCACCAAGCGGCCGTACGGGGATGTCCGCAGCCGCGTCGGCCGGCGGTGCCGTTGTTGCGGGCCCGGCACGGATTGCTGAGTGCGGCGCGGACGGGAGCGGCGGCGCTGTTGACGGTGGCGGTGGGCGGGGCGGCGGCGGTGACGCTGGCGGGTGGGCGGCCGGCGGCGCTGTTCCGGCCGGCGGATCCGCCGACGCCGTCGGTCTGTGTCCCGTTGGCGGATGCGGACGGGCCGCGGGTGCCCGTGGTGCCGGGTGGGCCGCCGAGCGGGGTCAGCAGTCTGTGGTGCAGTCCGACGCCGGGGGTGGAGGCGGTGGTGGTGGATCCGCCGCCGCGGGCGGTCGGGCTGTGGGAGCTGCCGGTGGCCCGGCGAGGGGCGGAGGCCCCGCCACCGGAGGGGCCTCCGGCGTGTGCCCGCTGGGAGCTGCCGCCCTGCGATCCCGTCCGGTGA
- the sucC gene encoding ADP-forming succinate--CoA ligase subunit beta, with protein MDLFEYQARDLFAKHGVPVLDGAVIETAADAAAIAERFGGRAVIKAQVKVGGRGKAGGVKLATDPADAVAKAEQILGMDIKGHTVHKVMLAQTADIKEEYYVSYLLDRANRTFLAMASVEGGMDIEEVAATKPEALAKIPVDANEGVTDEKAREIVAAAKFPAEIADQAVEVLKTLWTVFIKEDALLVEVNPLVKSGDGKLIAIDGKVSLDANADFRQAEHEALEDKAAANPLEAAAKAKGLNYVKLEGQVGIIGNGAGLVMSTLDVVAYAGENHGGVKPANFLDIGGGASAEVMANGLEIILGDPDVKSVFVNVFGGITACDAVANGIVQALALLEEKGEEVTKPLVVRLDGNNAELGRKILTDANHPLVQQVDTMDGAADRAAELANK; from the coding sequence GTGGACCTGTTCGAGTACCAGGCGAGGGACCTCTTCGCCAAGCACGGCGTGCCCGTGCTTGACGGGGCTGTCATCGAGACCGCCGCAGACGCTGCCGCCATCGCGGAGCGCTTCGGTGGCCGCGCCGTCATCAAGGCTCAGGTGAAGGTCGGTGGCCGAGGCAAGGCCGGTGGCGTCAAGCTCGCCACCGACCCGGCGGACGCCGTCGCCAAGGCCGAGCAGATCCTCGGCATGGACATCAAGGGCCACACCGTCCACAAGGTGATGCTGGCCCAGACCGCGGACATCAAGGAGGAGTACTACGTCTCCTACCTGCTGGACCGCGCCAACCGCACCTTCCTGGCCATGGCCAGCGTCGAGGGCGGCATGGACATCGAGGAGGTCGCGGCCACCAAGCCCGAGGCCCTCGCGAAGATCCCGGTCGACGCCAACGAGGGCGTGACCGACGAGAAGGCCCGCGAGATCGTCGCCGCCGCGAAGTTCCCGGCCGAGATCGCCGACCAGGCCGTCGAGGTCCTGAAGACCCTGTGGACCGTCTTCATCAAGGAGGACGCCCTCCTGGTCGAGGTCAACCCGCTGGTCAAGTCCGGTGACGGCAAGCTCATCGCGATCGACGGCAAGGTCTCGCTGGACGCGAACGCCGACTTCCGCCAGGCCGAGCACGAGGCGCTGGAGGACAAGGCCGCGGCCAACCCGCTGGAGGCCGCCGCCAAGGCCAAGGGCCTGAACTACGTCAAGCTCGAGGGCCAGGTCGGCATCATCGGCAACGGCGCGGGCCTCGTCATGAGCACCCTCGACGTGGTCGCCTACGCCGGTGAGAACCACGGCGGCGTCAAGCCCGCCAACTTCCTCGACATCGGTGGCGGCGCCTCCGCCGAGGTCATGGCGAACGGCCTGGAGATCATCCTGGGCGACCCCGACGTCAAGTCGGTCTTCGTCAACGTCTTCGGTGGCATCACCGCCTGTGACGCGGTCGCCAACGGCATCGTGCAGGCCCTGGCCCTCCTCGAGGAGAAGGGCGAGGAGGTCACCAAGCCTCTGGTCGTCCGTCTGGACGGCAACAACGCCGAGCTGGGTCGCAAGATCCTGACCGACGCCAACCACCCGCTGGTCCAGCAGGTGGACACCATGGACGGCGCCGCAGACCGCGCCGCCGAGCTGGCCAACAAGTAA
- the purN gene encoding phosphoribosylglycinamide formyltransferase, which yields MAAAPAQLFPPRTPGPARLVVLVSGSGTNLQALIDAVADPAYGAEIIAVGADREGIAGLERAEKAGLPTFVHRVKDYPDRADWDRALTASVAGHEPDLVVTAGFMKILGPEFIAAFGGRIVNTHPALLPSFPGAHGVTDALAYGVKVTGCTVHLVDAGVDTGPIIAQGVVEVADADHADGGEALHERIKTVERKLLVDVVGRLAREGHRIEDRKVWIPA from the coding sequence GTGGCCGCCGCCCCCGCTCAGCTCTTCCCGCCCCGTACGCCCGGACCGGCCCGCCTGGTGGTGCTGGTCTCCGGCTCGGGTACCAATCTGCAGGCGCTGATCGACGCCGTCGCCGACCCGGCCTACGGGGCCGAGATCATCGCCGTGGGCGCGGACCGGGAGGGCATCGCCGGTCTGGAGCGGGCCGAGAAGGCGGGACTGCCGACCTTCGTCCACCGGGTGAAGGACTACCCGGACCGGGCCGACTGGGACCGCGCCCTGACCGCGTCCGTCGCCGGCCACGAGCCGGACCTGGTGGTCACGGCAGGCTTCATGAAGATCCTCGGCCCCGAGTTCATCGCGGCCTTCGGGGGACGGATCGTCAACACCCATCCCGCACTGCTGCCGTCCTTCCCCGGCGCCCACGGCGTCACCGACGCGCTCGCGTACGGGGTGAAGGTCACCGGCTGCACCGTCCACCTGGTCGACGCCGGGGTGGACACCGGGCCGATCATCGCGCAGGGCGTCGTCGAGGTCGCCGACGCCGATCACGCCGATGGCGGCGAAGCGCTGCACGAGCGCATCAAGACAGTCGAGCGCAAGCTGCTCGTCGACGTCGTGGGCCGACTGGCCCGCGAGGGTCACCGCATCGAGGACCGAAAGGTATGGATTCCGGCATGA
- a CDS encoding cell division protein PerM, which translates to MTQLMGRPILEVSGELGGRPVLSDLLTGVRTALVGLAVVAVPVLGLWVVTPYADDSAAPATRLAGALWLVGHGAPVLRGDAEAPLTMTPLLLGVLAVVQLFRVGARVTARRGLRSRWGGPLAVWAGYCGVAVAVAVHCAGAGLFRTRVLPDVLVVALLAGFATGAGARSADEPRAGAAWPVWERLPGWARPTGCAGAVRRSALASGAGLVAGGGVLVAVAAVSDAVAGGGRGMAVLGRGPTAVVGLVLLAVVLVPNAVVWGAAYALGPGFAVGTGTVVAPGGTVLGPVPEFPLFALLPESGPGGWRLAAMLLPVLAGVVPAVLLGRAAAKDTAKDAGEDAGEDPWHPAATALAVVAAALLAGAGAALLAWLSGGALAGGRMARLGPVPWWTGLAAAGWFVAVVVPGALLVRYRVLSPGRPGAAAFGALSGAVRRLGWLLRARVHALVARLGGRAQAHEPAD; encoded by the coding sequence ATGACGCAGCTGATGGGCCGTCCGATCCTGGAGGTGTCCGGCGAACTGGGCGGTCGCCCCGTTCTGTCCGACCTGCTGACCGGGGTGCGGACGGCGCTGGTCGGCCTGGCGGTGGTCGCGGTGCCGGTGCTCGGGCTGTGGGTGGTGACACCGTACGCGGACGACAGTGCGGCCCCCGCCACCCGGCTGGCGGGGGCATTGTGGCTGGTGGGACACGGTGCGCCGGTGCTGCGTGGGGACGCGGAGGCACCGCTGACGATGACTCCGCTGCTGCTGGGGGTGCTGGCGGTGGTGCAGCTGTTCCGGGTGGGTGCCCGGGTGACGGCGCGGCGCGGCCTGCGGTCGCGGTGGGGCGGCCCGCTGGCGGTGTGGGCGGGCTACTGCGGGGTGGCGGTCGCAGTGGCGGTGCACTGCGCGGGTGCGGGGTTGTTCCGGACGCGAGTGCTGCCGGACGTCCTCGTGGTGGCGCTGCTCGCCGGCTTCGCGACGGGCGCGGGCGCGCGTTCGGCGGACGAGCCCCGGGCTGGGGCCGCGTGGCCGGTGTGGGAGCGACTGCCGGGGTGGGCCCGTCCGACGGGCTGTGCGGGGGCGGTCCGCCGGTCGGCGCTGGCGTCGGGGGCGGGGCTGGTGGCGGGGGGCGGGGTGCTGGTGGCGGTCGCGGCGGTGTCGGACGCGGTGGCCGGGGGCGGCCGGGGGATGGCGGTGCTGGGGCGGGGGCCGACGGCGGTCGTGGGACTGGTGCTGCTGGCGGTGGTGCTGGTGCCGAACGCCGTGGTGTGGGGTGCGGCGTACGCGCTGGGGCCGGGGTTCGCGGTGGGGACGGGGACGGTGGTGGCGCCGGGTGGCACGGTGCTCGGCCCGGTGCCCGAGTTCCCGCTGTTCGCGCTGCTGCCGGAGTCGGGCCCGGGCGGCTGGCGTCTGGCGGCGATGCTGCTGCCCGTCCTGGCGGGTGTGGTCCCGGCGGTCCTGTTGGGCCGTGCGGCGGCGAAGGACACGGCGAAGGACGCGGGGGAGGACGCGGGGGAGGACCCGTGGCATCCGGCGGCGACGGCGCTGGCGGTCGTGGCGGCGGCGTTGCTGGCGGGTGCGGGGGCGGCCTTGCTGGCGTGGCTGTCCGGTGGCGCGCTGGCGGGTGGCCGGATGGCCCGGCTGGGGCCGGTGCCGTGGTGGACGGGCCTGGCCGCGGCGGGCTGGTTCGTCGCGGTGGTGGTGCCGGGTGCGCTGCTGGTGCGGTACCGGGTGCTCAGTCCGGGTCGTCCGGGTGCGGCGGCCTTCGGCGCACTGTCCGGCGCCGTGCGCCGGCTCGGGTGGCTGCTGCGCGCCCGCGTGCACGCGCTGGTGGCGCGCCTGGGCGGGCGCGCCCAGGCGCACGAACCGGCCGACTAG
- the purH gene encoding bifunctional phosphoribosylaminoimidazolecarboxamide formyltransferase/IMP cyclohydrolase produces the protein MSASSTTPPVSENVRPIRRALISVYDKTGLEELAQGLHAAGVAIVSTGSTAGRIAAAGVPVTEVSELTGFPECLDGRVKTLHPRVHAGVLADLRLESHRAQLAELGVEPFDLVVVNLYPFKATVASGATPDECVEQIDIGGPSMVRAAAKNHPSVAVVVDPARYGDVLKAVQEGGFDLATRKRLAGAAFAHTAAYDVAVASWFEAGYAPSDDRFPEFLGATWERQNVLRYGENPHQGAALYSDGSGGLAGAQQLHGKEMSYNNYVDTDAARRAAYDHAEPAVAIIKHANPCGIAIGADVAEAHRKAHECDPVSAYGGVIAVNRPVTVELAEQIAPIFTEVVVAPGYEDGAVEVLARKKNLRVLLAPEAPANRQEVRPISGGVLLQDTDRVHADGDDPSTWTLATGEALSEAELAELAFAWRACRAVKSNAILLAKDGASVGVGMGQVNRVDSCKLAVERAGERAKGSYAASDAFFPFPDGPGILIAAGVRAIVQPGGSIRDEEVIAAAAEAGVTMYFTGARHFFH, from the coding sequence ATGAGTGCCAGCTCCACCACGCCCCCCGTTTCGGAGAACGTCCGTCCGATCCGTCGCGCACTGATCAGCGTGTACGACAAGACCGGTCTGGAGGAGCTGGCCCAGGGCCTGCACGCCGCCGGGGTCGCCATCGTCTCCACCGGCTCCACCGCCGGCCGGATCGCCGCCGCGGGTGTCCCGGTGACCGAGGTCTCCGAGCTGACCGGCTTCCCGGAGTGCCTGGACGGGCGCGTGAAGACGCTGCACCCCCGCGTGCACGCCGGTGTGCTCGCCGACCTGCGGCTGGAGTCGCACCGCGCGCAGCTGGCCGAGCTGGGCGTCGAGCCCTTCGACCTGGTCGTGGTGAACCTCTACCCGTTCAAGGCCACCGTCGCCTCCGGCGCCACCCCGGACGAGTGCGTCGAGCAGATCGACATCGGCGGCCCGAGCATGGTCCGCGCGGCCGCCAAGAACCACCCGTCGGTGGCCGTCGTGGTCGACCCGGCCCGCTACGGGGACGTGCTGAAGGCCGTCCAGGAGGGCGGCTTCGACCTGGCCACCCGCAAGCGCCTGGCCGGTGCCGCGTTCGCCCACACCGCCGCCTACGACGTGGCGGTCGCCTCCTGGTTCGAGGCCGGCTACGCGCCGAGCGACGATCGGTTCCCGGAGTTCCTGGGCGCCACCTGGGAGCGGCAGAACGTGCTGCGCTACGGGGAGAACCCGCACCAGGGCGCCGCGCTGTACAGCGACGGCAGCGGCGGCCTGGCCGGTGCGCAGCAGCTGCACGGCAAGGAGATGTCGTACAACAACTACGTCGACACCGACGCCGCCCGCCGCGCCGCGTACGACCACGCCGAGCCGGCCGTAGCGATCATCAAGCACGCCAACCCGTGCGGCATCGCGATCGGCGCCGACGTCGCCGAGGCGCACCGCAAGGCGCACGAGTGCGACCCGGTCTCCGCGTACGGCGGCGTGATCGCGGTCAACCGCCCGGTCACCGTCGAGCTGGCCGAGCAGATCGCCCCGATCTTCACCGAGGTCGTCGTGGCCCCCGGCTACGAGGACGGCGCGGTCGAGGTGCTGGCCCGCAAGAAGAACCTGCGGGTGCTGCTCGCCCCCGAGGCGCCGGCCAACCGCCAGGAGGTGCGCCCGATCTCCGGCGGCGTGCTGCTCCAGGACACCGACCGGGTGCACGCCGACGGCGACGACCCTTCGACCTGGACGCTCGCGACCGGTGAGGCGCTTTCCGAGGCGGAGCTGGCCGAGCTGGCGTTCGCCTGGCGGGCCTGCCGGGCCGTCAAGTCCAACGCGATCCTGCTGGCCAAGGACGGTGCCTCGGTCGGCGTCGGCATGGGCCAGGTCAACCGGGTCGACTCCTGCAAGCTCGCGGTCGAGCGGGCCGGCGAGAGGGCCAAGGGCTCCTACGCGGCCTCGGACGCCTTCTTCCCGTTCCCGGACGGCCCGGGGATCCTGATCGCCGCGGGCGTCAGGGCGATCGTCCAGCCGGGCGGTTCGATCCGGGACGAGGAGGTCATCGCGGCCGCCGCCGAGGCCGGCGTGACGATGTACTTCACCGGCGCCCGGCACTTCTTCCACTGA